The segment CCTCAGGCCGGACCGGCTGAAGTGGCGACACCAGTGCATTCTGACTTTTTTGTAACATTTCCAGCCGATTCGAGATTTGACGAATCGTAAATTACCGATACGACTCAGGCATGGAAAGGTCGATTGCCGTCGCTCATGCCCTGGCTGATGAAACTCGCTGGCGCATCGCAGCGCTTATGACTGACGAAGCACTGTGCGTCTGCGAGCTGGCCGACGTGCTCGAAATGGCCCAGTCCACCGTGTCCAGTCACTTGCAGGTGATGCGAAAGGGAGGGCTCGTCACTGTGGAGAAGGAAGACAAGTGGGCCTACTATCAACTGTCTGAAGAAGTGCTGCCCGTATGGAATGCGCTGCGAGCACTCGAAGCAGAAAAGGCCGACAAAACCTTGGACCGCGATCGCAAAAAGGCCATTGCGCGGTTGGCATTAAGAGGGCGCAGCGAATGCAAAGGGCCCCGTCGCAGCATTCCTCCCCTAAGAACTGCGCCCCAGCTCGGCACCGGCATGCGCAAGGCGCAGCCCGCTTGATTTTCAATCTCTCACACAACATCTATGGCAACACGCATC is part of the Roseimicrobium gellanilyticum genome and harbors:
- a CDS encoding ArsR/SmtB family transcription factor, with protein sequence MERSIAVAHALADETRWRIAALMTDEALCVCELADVLEMAQSTVSSHLQVMRKGGLVTVEKEDKWAYYQLSEEVLPVWNALRALEAEKADKTLDRDRKKAIARLALRGRSECKGPRRSIPPLRTAPQLGTGMRKAQPA